The nucleotide sequence GAGCCCGGTGATCACGGTCGGCACCGCGTAGGGCAGGAAGACCGCCAGAGACCAGACCCGCTTGAGCCGCACGACGGCGGAGTCGATGAGCAGGGCGAGCAGGAGGGCCAGGCCGAGCATGATCGGGATGTGGATCAGAACGAACAGCGCCACGTTGCCGAGGCTTGCGTGGAACGCGCTGTCGGTGAGCACGTCGACGTAGTTGCCGAGCGCCACGAACGCCTGTGTCGGACCGGAGAAACCCAAGCCGGACAAGCGATCGGTGAACAAGCTGAGGTAGAGCGCGTACCCGATCGGGACGAGCACGGTGGCCGTCAGCAGGATCGCGAACGGGGCCGCCAGCACGAGGCCGGCGCGCCCGCGGCCACGGCGGCCCTGCGCCGTGGCACCGGGACGGGCGGGCGCCGGCACGCTCGCGGCGCGTTCGGGGGTGAGGACGGTCATCAGGCTTTCCCTTCCAGCACGGTCAATCCCCGCTCGCGCAGCTCGGCGACGACGCCGGCCTGCGTCTGCCGGACGGCGGTGGTCAGGGTCGTGCCACCCGTCTTCACCCCGCCCATCCGGTCGACGACGGTGGAGAACGTCCGCAGGGCATTGGGCCCCCACGTCCAGTCCGGGACGCGCCGGGCGGCTTCGTCGAGCACGTCGTACACCGGGTCGCCGGCGAAGTAGCCGCCCTTGTAGGCCTTCCGGGCCACGTCCCGGCTCGGCAGGTAGCCGGGGAACGGCGTGGTGAACGTGGTGCCGATCTTCGCGACGGCCGGGTCGGTGCTCAGCCAGCGCAGGAACTTCACGGCCGCGTCCGCCACCTCGCTTTCGGCGGAGACGGCGAACGCGCTGCCGCCCTGCACGCCGTTGGCCGGGACGCCGTCCCAGGTCGGCATCGTGGTGACCGCCCACCGGCCGGTGTCCTTCGGGATGGACTTCACCAGCGTGCCGACGCTCCAGGACGCGCCGAGCAGGCCCCACAGCCGGCCGGTGTGCATCGCCCCGATCCAGTCCTGGTCGCCGGTCGGGGCGGTGGCCACCAGGCCGTCGCGGATCATGCCCTGCCAGTAATCGGCGGTGCGCAGGGTGCCCGGGCCGTCGATGTCCACCCGCCACGAGCCGCCGTCGACACGCCACCAGGGATCGCCCGCCTGCCAGCACATCCCGGCGAAGAAGGAGCCGTCGTTGAGCGGGAACGTCGTCACGCGCGCGGCCGGGTCGGCCTTCTTGACCGCCTGTGCGGCGGTGCGGAATTCCTCCCAGGTGCGCGGCACCGCGATCCCGTGCCGGTCGAACAGGTCCTTGCGGTAGTAGAGGACCATCGGGGCGAGGTCCATCGGCACTGCCCAGGT is from Amycolatopsis mediterranei and encodes:
- a CDS encoding ABC transporter substrate-binding protein: MTLRESAGLNRRRFLSATAALAAGGLIGGCASSTTTASGATRVRIWSWLTGMDKYVAGFNAAHPDITVELNVIAAGLKGGYAQQTNALRAHNAPDILHAEYQGLPQLLTTGGLRDLTDDLADLERGYSPAAWQGVRPGGRTWAVPMDLAPMVLYYRKDLFDRHGIAVPRTWEEFRTAAQAVKKADPAARVTTFPLNDGSFFAGMCWQAGDPWWRVDGGSWRVDIDGPGTLRTADYWQGMIRDGLVATAPTGDQDWIGAMHTGRLWGLLGASWSVGTLVKSIPKDTGRWAVTTMPTWDGVPANGVQGGSAFAVSAESEVADAAVKFLRWLSTDPAVAKIGTTFTTPFPGYLPSRDVARKAYKGGYFAGDPVYDVLDEAARRVPDWTWGPNALRTFSTVVDRMGGVKTGGTTLTTAVRQTQAGVVAELRERGLTVLEGKA